One segment of Nostoc piscinale CENA21 DNA contains the following:
- a CDS encoding type I polyketide synthase, whose translation MDSTELQDVIEAIAIIGMSGRFPGANDIPEFWENLCSGVESISTFTDAELIAAGIEPELVNHPDYVKSLGVLANIDLFDAGFFGFNPKEAEITDPQHRLFLECAWEALENAGYDSQRCESRIGVYAGSSANNYLSLDLNNERTGLASLFQRGIGNDKDFLATRVSYKLNLTGPSLTVQTACSTSLVAISLACQSLLNYQCDMALAGGVSINILQKTGYLYQEGGVLSPDGHCRAFDAQARGTIVGNGLGIVVLKRLTEAIADGDHIYAVIKGSAINNDGSGKISYTAPSVNGQAQVIAEALSLADVPPETISYIETHGSGTVLGDPIEIAALTSVFRESTDKKQFCAIGSVKTNIGHLDAAAGVTSLIKTALALKHQQIPPSLHFAEPNPNIDFANSPFYVNNKLTNWTTTHTPRRAGVSSLGIGGTNAHVILEAAPTLLESSASRPWQLLVLSAKTDSALNTATVNLANYLKQHPDLNLADVAYTLQVGRRTFDYRRAVVCRDIADAIAALENSQKVLSSIPATQQKSIAFMFPGLGTQYVNMGWELYQVESIFRQQVDYCCEFLKPLLGQDLRDILYPNRHSPQTPEKQKLNLESQGLDLRKMLGRHQEQPSLLHQTELAQPAIFVIEYALAQLLISWGIRPQTMIGYSIGEYVAATVAGVLSLEEGLQLIAARARIIQKLPGGAMLAVPLSQAEISPLLNDQISLSALNGTSMCVVAGATKAIEALEQQLTERGLACRRLETSHAFHSPMMEGAISELRELVKSFQLQAPKIPYISNVTGTWITAAAATNPDYWVQHLCQPVLFAPGIQELWNQNNPILLEVGPGQTLNSFALQCLENNPEISQIILPSLRYSYDQKPDLVFLLRTLGRLWSAGVEIDWSGFYRDERRYRLPLPTYPFERQRYWLETQKPTSYSEKSPALSTEKLDVTDWFNIPSWKRSALLVPRIQAESINSSDCWLVFIDACGIGNQIVELLQNERQNVITVKIGKEFSQISYGEYTINPHSRNDYDTLIKQLHNLGQIPHKITHLWNITSYNNQISDLENFAATQDISFWSLLFLIQALGEQNLTKPVAINIVSNNMQQVLDEEYLCPEKATILGLCKVIPQEYAHISCRSIDITIPLVNTQQRQQLINNLYRELQTVASEQVIAYRGNQRWIQCFEPLPIASQTSTNNKFRNRGVYVITGGLGGIGLAIAEHLAKTVQAKLVLIGRSEFPKKVDWEELLSSQEQDDLLKTKIKKLQLLEELGAEVLVLKADVTNLEQMQSAINQVCDRFGKIHGVIHAAGTPGAGIIQLKTPELAAKVFQPKLQGTIVLNTVLQNLNLDFLVLFSSTTAITGGLGQVDYCAANAFLDGFAHNNFYQHQIPTISINWDWWEWDSWQKSLLAFAPNMQAEIKQIRQKYGISFAEGIDAFERILSQNLPQVIVSTKNLQTVIAEHQAFAVPLFLKNSAQSPQSQTAHPRPILETAYLEPSSAVEQKIAEIWQELLGIDQVGVDDNFFDLGGHSLIATQIVSQLRQDFQVELSLRHIFEAPTVAELAVVIEDIVIQELSELTDEEAEKLVSHTYV comes from the coding sequence ATGGATAGTACAGAATTACAAGATGTAATAGAAGCGATCGCAATTATTGGGATGTCGGGGCGTTTCCCTGGTGCTAATGATATTCCAGAATTTTGGGAAAATTTATGCTCTGGTGTCGAATCCATTTCTACCTTTACTGATGCAGAATTAATTGCGGCGGGAATTGAGCCAGAATTAGTGAATCACCCCGATTATGTGAAAAGTCTGGGTGTATTAGCAAATATAGATTTATTTGATGCGGGATTTTTTGGTTTTAACCCCAAAGAAGCAGAAATTACAGATCCACAGCATCGGTTATTTTTAGAATGTGCCTGGGAAGCATTAGAAAATGCCGGCTATGACTCGCAACGTTGCGAAAGTCGGATTGGAGTTTATGCAGGTTCGAGTGCAAATAATTATTTATCTTTAGATTTAAATAATGAGCGCACAGGATTAGCGAGTCTTTTTCAAAGGGGAATTGGTAACGATAAAGATTTCCTCGCTACTCGTGTTTCTTATAAATTAAATCTCACAGGCCCTAGCCTCACAGTACAAACTGCTTGTTCTACTTCCTTAGTTGCAATTTCTCTCGCTTGCCAAAGCTTATTAAATTATCAATGCGATATGGCTTTAGCTGGGGGAGTTTCAATTAATATTCTCCAAAAAACCGGGTACTTGTATCAAGAAGGTGGTGTTTTATCGCCTGATGGTCACTGTCGCGCCTTTGATGCTCAAGCTAGAGGTACAATTGTTGGCAATGGCCTGGGAATTGTGGTTTTAAAGCGGTTAACTGAAGCGATCGCCGATGGTGATCACATCTATGCTGTCATTAAAGGTAGTGCTATCAATAACGATGGTTCAGGTAAAATCAGTTACACAGCACCCAGCGTCAACGGACAAGCTCAAGTTATTGCTGAGGCGCTAAGTTTAGCAGATGTGCCGCCGGAAACCATTAGCTATATTGAAACCCACGGAAGCGGAACTGTCTTGGGTGATCCGATTGAAATCGCGGCATTAACCAGTGTCTTCCGTGAAAGTACTGATAAAAAGCAATTTTGTGCGATCGGTTCTGTCAAAACCAATATTGGTCATTTGGACGCAGCTGCTGGGGTGACAAGTTTAATCAAAACTGCTTTGGCGCTCAAACATCAACAAATACCGCCTAGCTTACATTTTGCCGAACCCAATCCCAACATTGATTTTGCCAACAGTCCTTTTTACGTCAATAACAAGCTGACAAATTGGACAACTACTCATACCCCTCGCCGTGCTGGTGTGAGTTCTTTGGGTATCGGTGGAACCAACGCCCACGTCATTTTAGAAGCAGCGCCAACCCTGCTTGAGTCTAGTGCTTCTCGTCCTTGGCAATTATTAGTACTTTCAGCCAAAACAGACTCAGCATTAAACACTGCAACTGTGAATCTGGCAAATTACCTGAAACAGCATCCTGATTTAAACCTTGCGGATGTTGCTTACACATTACAAGTTGGACGCAGAACTTTTGACTATCGGCGTGCTGTGGTGTGTCGAGATATTGCAGATGCGATCGCAGCCCTAGAAAACTCTCAAAAAGTACTGAGCAGCATCCCAGCAACACAACAAAAGTCCATAGCTTTTATGTTCCCTGGTCTGGGTACTCAATATGTCAACATGGGTTGGGAACTTTATCAAGTTGAATCTATCTTTCGCCAGCAAGTTGATTACTGTTGCGAGTTTCTAAAACCGCTTTTAGGTCAAGATTTACGCGATATTCTTTATCCAAATAGACATTCACCTCAAACTCCAGAAAAGCAAAAATTAAATCTGGAATCTCAAGGTTTAGATTTGCGGAAAATGTTGGGGCGACATCAAGAACAACCCTCCTTACTCCATCAAACTGAACTAGCCCAACCAGCCATTTTTGTCATTGAATATGCTTTAGCACAGCTATTGATATCCTGGGGAATTCGTCCACAAACCATGATTGGTTACAGTATTGGCGAGTATGTAGCAGCCACTGTTGCAGGGGTTTTATCTCTAGAAGAGGGTTTACAACTAATTGCTGCAAGAGCGCGGATAATTCAAAAATTACCAGGTGGAGCAATGCTCGCTGTTCCACTTTCACAAGCGGAAATATCTCCCCTACTAAATGATCAAATCTCCCTATCTGCTCTCAACGGCACGTCTATGTGCGTAGTAGCAGGTGCAACTAAGGCTATAGAGGCTCTGGAACAACAGTTAACTGAACGAGGTTTAGCTTGTCGTCGCCTAGAAACTTCTCACGCCTTTCACTCTCCTATGATGGAGGGTGCGATTTCTGAATTACGTGAGTTAGTCAAAAGCTTTCAACTCCAAGCCCCAAAAATTCCTTACATATCTAACGTCACAGGAACTTGGATTACAGCAGCAGCAGCCACAAATCCCGATTATTGGGTTCAACACCTGTGTCAACCTGTGTTATTTGCTCCGGGTATCCAAGAACTGTGGAATCAAAATAATCCCATTTTATTGGAAGTAGGGCCGGGACAGACTTTAAATAGTTTCGCCCTTCAATGTCTCGAAAACAATCCCGAAATAAGTCAGATTATTTTACCCTCCCTGAGATATTCTTACGATCAAAAACCAGATTTAGTATTCTTGTTAAGAACACTAGGTAGGTTGTGGTCAGCCGGAGTAGAAATAGATTGGTCAGGATTTTATCGTGATGAGCGTCGTTATCGTCTTCCTTTACCAACCTATCCTTTTGAACGTCAACGCTACTGGTTAGAGACACAAAAACCAACAAGTTATTCAGAAAAATCTCCAGCATTATCAACAGAAAAGTTGGATGTTACCGACTGGTTTAACATTCCTTCTTGGAAACGTTCTGCTTTACTTGTCCCAAGGATACAAGCAGAATCAATCAACTCCAGTGATTGTTGGTTAGTATTTATTGATGCTTGCGGTATTGGTAATCAAATTGTCGAACTCCTGCAAAATGAGCGTCAAAATGTCATCACTGTCAAAATTGGCAAAGAATTTAGTCAAATTAGCTATGGGGAATATACGATTAATCCCCATAGCAGAAATGACTATGATACTTTAATCAAACAGCTTCACAATTTGGGTCAAATACCACATAAAATTACTCATCTGTGGAACATCACATCATATAATAATCAAATATCGGATCTAGAAAATTTTGCAGCTACTCAAGATATAAGTTTCTGGAGCTTGCTTTTTCTCATCCAAGCACTGGGAGAACAAAATCTTACCAAACCTGTAGCAATTAATATTGTTTCTAACAACATGCAACAGGTACTTGATGAAGAATATTTATGTCCAGAAAAGGCAACAATTCTGGGGCTATGTAAAGTTATTCCTCAAGAATATGCCCACATATCCTGCCGCAGCATCGATATTACCATTCCCCTGGTTAATACTCAGCAACGGCAACAGTTAATAAACAATCTTTACCGAGAACTTCAGACAGTTGCATCTGAGCAAGTAATTGCATATCGAGGAAATCAAAGATGGATACAGTGTTTTGAACCCTTACCCATCGCCAGCCAAACAAGCACTAACAACAAATTCAGAAACAGAGGAGTATATGTAATCACAGGTGGATTAGGTGGAATTGGTCTAGCGATCGCCGAACATTTAGCCAAGACAGTACAAGCAAAATTAGTCCTGATTGGACGTTCGGAATTTCCCAAAAAAGTTGACTGGGAGGAATTGCTATCCAGCCAAGAGCAAGATGATTTACTCAAAACCAAAATTAAAAAACTCCAGCTGCTAGAAGAGTTAGGTGCAGAAGTCTTAGTGTTGAAAGCCGATGTTACTAACCTAGAACAAATGCAGAGTGCGATTAATCAGGTATGCGATCGCTTTGGTAAGATTCATGGCGTAATTCATGCAGCCGGAACTCCAGGTGCAGGGATCATTCAACTCAAAACACCTGAATTAGCAGCAAAAGTTTTTCAACCTAAACTCCAAGGCACAATAGTTTTAAATACTGTTTTGCAGAACCTCAATTTAGACTTCCTGGTCTTATTTTCTTCTACTACTGCAATTACAGGCGGCTTAGGACAAGTAGATTATTGTGCAGCTAACGCCTTTCTAGATGGATTTGCCCATAACAATTTTTATCAACACCAAATACCGACAATCTCCATCAACTGGGATTGGTGGGAATGGGATAGTTGGCAAAAATCTTTGTTAGCATTTGCACCCAATATGCAAGCAGAAATTAAGCAAATACGACAAAAGTATGGTATTTCTTTTGCAGAGGGTATAGATGCCTTTGAGCGGATTTTATCTCAAAATTTACCTCAAGTAATTGTATCAACAAAAAATCTCCAAACTGTCATTGCAGAACATCAAGCTTTTGCCGTACCACTTTTCTTAAAAAATTCTGCACAATCTCCTCAATCTCAAACAGCACACCCAAGACCGATTTTAGAAACTGCTTATCTTGAACCCAGTAGTGCAGTTGAGCAAAAGATTGCTGAGATTTGGCAAGAATTATTAGGGATTGATCAAGTCGGAGTTGATGATAACTTTTTTGATTTGGGTGGACACTCCTTAATTGCAACACAAATAGTTTCTCAGTTGCGTCAAGATTTTCAAGTTGAACTATCATTGCGCCATATTTTTGAAGCGCCAACTGTGGCGGAATTAGCTGTGGTAATTGAGGACATCGTGATCCAAGAATTGTCAGAATTGACCGACGAAGAAGCCGAAAAGCTAGTTTCACATACTTATGTTTAG
- a CDS encoding 3-hydroxyacyl-CoA dehydrogenase family protein yields the protein MNIQTVGVIGAGVMGIGVAQNLAQTDHQVILIDISEDILDKAKYEIRNNIRLQSFFQKSDNRKTPDSILEKIDFSTSYKLLENADFVVENVTEKWDIKKGIYPQLDAICPQHCVFAANTSAIPITRLASLTKRPDQVLGIHFMNPVPMKPMVEMIRGYHTSETTIEIAKQMLSQMGKECVIVNDSPGFVSNRVLMLTINEAVFLLQDQVATAEDVDKIFKGCFGHKMGPLETADLIGLDTILFSIEVLYENFNDSKYRPCPLLKKMVDAGLYGRKNGQGFFVYQ from the coding sequence ATGAATATTCAAACAGTAGGTGTCATTGGTGCAGGTGTAATGGGTATCGGGGTTGCACAAAACCTCGCACAAACAGACCATCAAGTGATTTTGATAGATATTTCTGAAGATATTCTTGATAAAGCTAAATACGAAATCAGAAATAATATCCGCTTGCAAAGTTTTTTCCAGAAAAGCGACAATCGCAAAACCCCAGATAGTATTCTAGAAAAAATCGATTTTTCTACCAGCTATAAACTGTTAGAAAATGCCGATTTTGTAGTTGAAAATGTCACCGAAAAATGGGATATTAAAAAAGGGATATATCCACAATTAGATGCTATCTGTCCACAACATTGTGTATTTGCTGCCAATACATCAGCAATTCCCATTACCCGCCTAGCTTCACTTACCAAACGCCCTGATCAAGTCCTTGGTATTCACTTTATGAATCCTGTACCAATGAAGCCAATGGTAGAGATGATTCGGGGATATCATACCTCTGAGACAACAATTGAAATAGCAAAACAAATGTTATCTCAAATGGGGAAAGAATGCGTCATTGTTAACGATTCACCGGGTTTTGTTTCTAACCGCGTGTTGATGTTAACAATTAATGAAGCTGTGTTTCTGTTACAAGACCAAGTAGCAACAGCCGAAGATGTGGATAAAATCTTTAAAGGCTGTTTTGGTCACAAAATGGGGCCTTTAGAAACCGCAGATTTAATTGGACTAGATACCATTTTATTTTCTATCGAAGTTTTGTATGAAAACTTTAACGATAGTAAGTATCGACCATGCCCTTTACTGAAAAAAATGGTTGATGCAGGGTTATATGGCAGAAAAAATGGTCAAGGTTTTTTCGTATATCAATAA
- a CDS encoding acyl carrier protein translates to MQAIQAKIKTFLSKFFGNHDLQPDEDIFSLGFVNSMFAMQLVLFVEQEFQIAVENEDLEFENFRTINSIANLVERKTAVLAQ, encoded by the coding sequence ATGCAAGCAATTCAAGCTAAAATTAAAACCTTCTTGTCAAAATTTTTCGGCAATCATGACTTACAACCAGACGAAGATATTTTCTCGCTTGGTTTTGTAAATTCGATGTTTGCTATGCAGCTTGTTTTATTTGTCGAGCAAGAATTTCAGATTGCAGTTGAGAACGAAGACTTAGAGTTTGAAAATTTCCGCACTATCAACTCTATCGCCAATTTAGTGGAACGCAAAACTGCTGTTCTTGCACAGTAA
- a CDS encoding acyl-CoA dehydrogenase family protein: MMKIELSAQQKKAQAEFKAFVNQEIFPYAGEWDRQELTPPELIKKIAQRGFLGAILPQEYGGQAMDMITYGILNEEMGRGCSSIRSLLTVHNMVAHALCKWGNKSQKEYWLPKLASGEIIAAFALSEPNVGSDAKSVETTAALVDDAYVLNGQKKWITYGQIADVYLVFAQCEGKPTAFLVEKHSPGFTVKPMSGILGVRASMSAELYFHNCQIPRENLVGRLGFGFAYIAASALDYGRYSVAAGCVGIAQACLEACIKYTNERKQFGVYLKEHQLIRQKITQMIANIKAARLLCYQAGYLKDINDPNSIIETAIAKYFASTVATKIANDAVQLHGGNGCSSEYPVERYLRDSKIMEIIEGSTQIQEITIAESGYQDYLFANVTTGLDKQLVERT, translated from the coding sequence ATGATGAAAATAGAACTATCTGCCCAACAAAAAAAAGCCCAAGCTGAATTTAAAGCTTTTGTTAACCAAGAAATATTTCCTTATGCTGGTGAATGGGATAGACAAGAACTTACACCACCAGAATTAATTAAAAAAATTGCTCAACGCGGTTTTCTCGGTGCTATCTTACCCCAAGAATATGGCGGTCAGGCAATGGATATGATTACTTATGGCATTCTCAATGAAGAAATGGGACGGGGATGTTCTTCTATTAGAAGTTTGCTGACAGTTCACAACATGGTAGCTCATGCTTTGTGTAAATGGGGTAATAAATCTCAAAAAGAATATTGGCTACCCAAACTCGCATCTGGAGAAATTATCGCGGCTTTTGCACTAAGCGAACCAAATGTTGGTAGTGATGCGAAAAGTGTAGAAACTACAGCAGCATTAGTTGATGATGCTTATGTTTTAAATGGACAGAAAAAATGGATTACCTACGGACAAATAGCAGATGTCTATTTAGTTTTTGCCCAATGTGAAGGTAAACCGACGGCTTTTTTAGTGGAAAAACATAGCCCAGGATTTACAGTCAAACCCATGTCTGGCATTTTAGGAGTGAGGGCTTCAATGTCAGCAGAATTATATTTTCATAACTGTCAAATTCCACGAGAAAACTTAGTTGGTAGATTAGGTTTTGGGTTTGCTTATATTGCTGCTTCTGCCCTTGATTATGGTAGATATAGTGTGGCAGCAGGATGTGTTGGTATTGCTCAAGCTTGTTTAGAAGCTTGTATCAAATATACAAATGAACGCAAACAGTTTGGTGTTTATTTGAAGGAACATCAATTAATTCGGCAAAAGATTACTCAGATGATAGCTAACATCAAAGCAGCAAGATTGTTATGTTATCAAGCTGGTTATCTCAAAGATATTAACGACCCTAATTCTATTATCGAGACTGCCATTGCTAAGTATTTCGCATCTACAGTCGCTACCAAAATAGCCAATGATGCTGTACAACTTCATGGAGGAAATGGTTGTAGTAGTGAGTATCCTGTAGAAAGATATTTACGCGACTCGAAAATTATGGAAATTATTGAAGGTAGTACTCAAATTCAAGAAATTACCATTGCTGAATCTGGTTATCAAGATTATTTATTTGCAAATGTAACTACTGGTTTAGATAAGCAATTAGTAGAGAGAACTTAA
- a CDS encoding HAD-IIIC family phosphatase, whose protein sequence is MVSIQELNLNSKQKDKKVIKCVVWDLDNTLWHGVLLEDNQVSLRENIVSLIETLDKRGILQSIASKNEHYTAIAKLAEFGLQKYFLYPQINWNSKADSVKEIARLLNIGLDAIAFIDDQLFELEEVKFSLPEILCINAAEIGSILDMPAMNPRFITEDSRLRRLMYLSDIERHNAEKEFVGTADEFLATLQMNFTISTAQEADLQRAEELTLRTNQLNTTGYTYSYDELNHFRTSENHKLLIASLDDKYGSYGKIGLVLIECQPLSWTIKLLLMSCRVMSRGVGTIMLNHVMNLAKSHHVRLLAEFVSNDRNRMMYISYKFAGFREVEKDGDLVIFENDLSRIQDVPEYVNFQVID, encoded by the coding sequence ATGGTTAGTATTCAAGAGCTAAATTTAAATAGTAAACAAAAAGATAAAAAAGTGATTAAATGTGTCGTTTGGGATTTAGATAATACCCTATGGCACGGAGTTTTGCTAGAAGATAATCAAGTTTCTCTGCGCGAAAATATTGTAAGTTTGATTGAAACTTTAGATAAACGTGGTATATTACAATCTATAGCTAGTAAGAATGAGCATTATACGGCAATAGCTAAATTAGCAGAATTTGGGTTACAAAAGTATTTCTTATATCCCCAAATTAATTGGAATTCTAAGGCTGATTCAGTTAAAGAAATTGCTCGGTTGCTGAATATTGGGTTAGATGCGATCGCCTTTATTGATGACCAGTTATTTGAGTTAGAAGAAGTCAAGTTTTCCCTGCCCGAAATTCTCTGTATCAATGCAGCAGAAATTGGCAGTATTTTAGATATGCCTGCGATGAATCCCCGGTTTATTACGGAAGATTCACGCCTGAGAAGATTGATGTATCTCAGCGACATTGAACGACACAATGCGGAGAAAGAATTTGTCGGCACAGCAGATGAATTTTTAGCTACTCTCCAGATGAATTTCACCATCTCTACTGCTCAAGAAGCAGATTTACAGCGTGCAGAAGAATTAACACTCAGAACTAATCAATTGAATACAACTGGTTATACCTATTCCTACGATGAACTGAATCATTTTCGCACCTCAGAAAACCATAAATTGCTAATTGCCAGCTTAGACGATAAATATGGTAGCTACGGCAAGATAGGTTTAGTTTTAATTGAATGTCAACCTTTGTCATGGACAATTAAGCTGTTGCTGATGTCTTGTCGGGTGATGTCGCGGGGTGTCGGGACAATTATGTTAAATCATGTGATGAATTTGGCTAAGAGTCATCATGTGCGATTGTTGGCGGAGTTTGTCTCAAACGATCGCAACCGGATGATGTACATATCTTATAAATTTGCTGGCTTTCGAGAAGTTGAGAAGGATGGCGATTTGGTGATTTTTGAAAATGATTTAAGTCGGATTCAAGATGTGCCTGAGTATGTGAATTTTCAAGTAATTGATTAA